Sequence from the Mixophyes fleayi isolate aMixFle1 chromosome 4, aMixFle1.hap1, whole genome shotgun sequence genome:
TAGGTTTTTACTGAAGTTGTATTATCATACTTAAAAACACTTTAATATAAGTGCTGCCAATTAGGAGCATTTAGCCTTCGCCATAGACAACATCATCTTGGTGGACCTTCATGTCCTACAgtcctggtcatatcttgttaaCTGAACTTAATTACAACTTATTTGCTTCTAAATAACTTGCACTGAGCAGAGTAGAAGACTATTAATGTGAGATGTTGCATGTAGGGTACAGTGACTGATGTCCGTATGTATATTTCTGTACATCCACAGCACTGACTGCTCCCTTCTACACCACCCCATGTTGGTACAAGAGACGGGGGCAGGGGACCTCCTGACACGGGCAGCGGCTCAGGGAGACCTTGAGGAGGTGAAGAGACTGCTCCACCAGGAAAGGATTCATCCCGACTGTCTAAACCGTTTTGGAAAGACTGCCTTGCAGGTGCGACTGAGACCTTACACTCtctataaacacacagaaaaatagaGCGGACTTTAGAGCTTGCAATCTGTTTAGGAGGCCCAATTGAATGAGCATGGGAGGGAATTCCGACAAACTACCAACATTTAGATTTCACTCTTTAGAAGTAACAGACAAAGGAACCTTTATTACCACCAGCCCCTGGTCACTAGGTGCAGTCTTCTCCTTGTACGTTTTTCCTCTCCatgttctgtttatatttatCAGTATCGCAGTATTACTATCTGTATGCTGCATGTTATACTCAGCCCCTGTCGCTTTATCGCTTTTGTGACGATGCAACTTTCAGTAATTATTTGTGTTCTGTAGGTCGGTAATGGGCAACCAGTTATCCCCTCAAGGGCCAGATGTACGGCCCTCTAACCTAGTTCCTTTTAGTCTCGGCACTATAGCCAGGGCCGCAGGTTCTGTGGGACATAGAGCAAAGAATAAGAGTTAGGGCTGGTGGGGCGGGGAATCTGCAGGTGAAGATTcggagggctgcctgttgcccataaATGCCACAATGCTGTGCCAGGTTTGTTGTACTGTATAGTGGACGTAATTCTCACTGTTCTTATGACACGTGCAAGGTCCAACTTCTATTATTCTGTGTGCAAATCTCAGCATTTGTTCTCTTCAGTAGATATGAACAAGTGCACAGTACCACTGTATTATCTTGTCTATTGGTTGTAATTCTACATGCATGAACGAGGGCACAGTGCCACTCCTCTAATTCTGTGTGCGTTTGTGACTGTTCTCATTCTGCATGATAACAATACATTGGGGCAGGAACTGTAACTAGCCTCTCCATGTGTCAAGGAGTTCAGTGCCTGAGACGGCTTGTTTAATCCATTGCAGTGGAACAGGTGATTATCACTGATGTGGCACCACTCCCTGCACTCTGCTAATTATCCACACACCCAGAGTACAGTCACACAATGCAGGTAACCATTACGTCTGCATTGGAATAAGCATGTGTTATATTCCTACCAGGCAGATGCCCACCACTGATTCCCACTTTGCAGCCCTTGAACATTTTAATTCCAGTGCATACATGTATGCTCCATGTCGTGCCAGTTTTAAAATTAACCTCTTTTTACCAGACTGTGTTTTAGCCAATGTTTTCCTTTTACCAAGAAGCATTGAAAGGGTTATTCcacccaataaaataattattaaatgttttgtgAGTAACATCACCTTACAGCACTTGAGCGCTGCCCATTTATTATGTGACTGAGAAGGGGCGTACCACCACTGGCTGTCGAAGGGGTTCTTGGCATTGGACTCCTACATTTCATGTTTGGGCTTTGTTAATGTAGTAATCTTTGAGTGGTATTATAGTATAGAACATTTATTTAGTTGAActgtttcatttaataacactttcCTGAAAATTTCATTTAACTTCGACTGTTAGTGACTTTAGATGAACTGGGGACCAGAGATCAGGACATGGGTAGGACGACTGTAAGTGACTTTAGATGAACTGGGGACCAGAGATCAGGACATGGGTAGGATGACTGTAAGTGACTTTAGATGAACTGGGGACCAGGGATCAGGACGTGGGTAGGACGACTGTAAGTGACTTTAGATGAACTGGGGACCAGAGATCAGGACATGGGTAGGACGACTGTAAGTGACTTTAGATGAGCTGGGCACCAGGGATCAGGACATGGGTAGGACGACTGTAAGTGACTTTAGATGAACTGGGGACCAGAGATCAGGACATGGGTAGGATGACTGTAAGTGACTTTAGATGAACTGGGGACCAGAGATCAGGACATGGGTAGGACGACTGTAAGTGACTTTAGATGAGCTGGGCACCAGGGATCAGGACATGGGTAGGACGACTGTAAGTGACTTTAGATGAACTGGGGACCAGAGATCAGGACATGGGTAGGACGACTGTAAGTGACTTTAGATGAACTGGGGACCAGAGATCAGGACATGGGTAGGACGACTGTAAGTGACTTTAGATGAACTGGGGACCAGAGATCAGGACATGGGTAGGACGACTGTAAGTGACTTTAGATGAACTGGGGACCAGGGATCAGGACATGGGTAGGACGACTGTAAGTGACTTTAGATGAACTGGGGACCAGAGATCAGGACATGGGTAGGACGACTGTAAGTGACTTTAGATGAACTGGGGACCAGAGATCAGGACATGGGTAGGACGACTGTAAGTGACTTTAGATGTACTGGGGACCAGGGATCAGGACATGGGTAGGACGACTGTAAGTGACTTTAGATGAACTGGGGACCAGAGATCAGGACATGGGTAGGACGACTGTAAGTGACTTTAGATGAACTGGGGACCAGAGATCAGGACATGGGTAGGAGGACTGTAAGTGACTTTAGATGAACTGGGGACCAGAGATCAGGACATGGGTAGGACGACTGTTAGTGACTTTAGATGAACTGGGGACCAGAGATCAGGACATGGGTAGGACGACTGTAAGTGACTTTAGATGAACTGGGGACCAGAGATCAGGACATGGGTAGGATGACTGTAAGTGACTTTAGATGAACTGGGGACCAGGGATCAGGACGTGGGTAGGACGACTGTAAGTGACTTTAGATGAACTGGGGACCAGAGATCAGGACATGGGTAGGACGACTGTAAGTGACTTTAGATGAGCTGGGCACCAGGGATCAGGACATGGGTAGGATGACTGTAAGTGACTTTAGATGAACTGGGGACCAGAGATCAGGACATGGGTAGGATGACTGTAAGTGACTTTAGATGAACTGGGGACCAGAGATCAGGACATGGGTAGGACGACTGTAAGTGACTTTAGATGAGCTGGGCACCAGGGATCAGGACATGGGTAGGACGACTGTAAGTGACTTTAGATGAACTGGGGACCAGAGATCAGGACATGGGTAAGACGACTGTAAGTGACTTTAGATGAACTGGGGACCAGAGATCAGGACATGGGTAGGACGACTGTAAGTGACTTTAGATGAACTGGGGACCAGAGATCAGGACATGCGTAGGACGACTGTAAGTGACTTTAGATGAACTGGGGACCAGAGATCAGGACATGGGTAGGACGACTGTTAGTGACTTTAGATGAACTGGGGACCAGGGATCAGGATGTGGGTAGGACGACTGTAAGTGACTTTAGATGAACTGGGGACCAGAGATCAGGACATGGGTAGGACGACTGTAAGTGACTTTAGATGAACTGGGGACCAGAGATCAGGACATGGGTAGGATGACTGTAAGTGACTTTAGATGAACTGGGGACCAGAGATCAGGACATGGGTAGGATGACTGTAAGTGACTTTAGATGAACTGGGGACCAGAGATCAGGACATGGGTAGGACGACTGTAAGTGACTTTAGATGAACTGGGGACCAGGGATCAGGACGTGGGTAGGACGACTGTAAGTGACTTTAGATGAACTGGGGACCAGGGATCAGGACATGGGTAGGATGACTGTAAGTGACTTTAGATGAACTGGGGACCAGAGATCAGGACATGGGTAGGATGACTGTAAGTGACTTTAGATGAACTGGGGACCAGAGATCAGGACATGGGTAGGACGACTGTAAGTGACTTTAGATGAACTGGGGACCAGAGATCAGGACATGGGTAGGACGACTGTAAGTGACTTTAGATGAGCTGGGGACCAGGGATCAGGATGTGAGTAGGATGACTGTAAGTGACTTTAGATGAACTGGGGACCAGAGATCAGGACATGGGTAGGACGACTGTTAGTGACTTTAGATGAGCTGGGGACCAGGGATCAGGACGTGAGTAGGACGACTGTTAGTGACTTTAGATGAGCTGGGGACCAGGGATCAGGACGTGAGTAGGATGACTGTTAGTGACTTTAGATGAGCTGGGGACCAGGGATCAGGACGTGGGTAGGACGACTGTTAGTGACTTTAGATGAACTGGGGACCAGAGATCAGGACGTGGGTAGGACGACTGTAAGTGACTTTAGATGAGCTGGGGACCAGGGATCAGGACGTGAGTAGGACGACTGTAAGTGACTTTAGATGAGCTGGGGACCAGGGATCAGGACATGGGTAGGACGACTGTTAGTGACTTTAGATGAACTGGGGACCAGAGATCAGGACGTGGGTAGGACGACTGTAAGTGAGTTTAGATGAACTGGGGACCAGAGATCAGGACGTGGGTAGGGTGACTGTTAGTGACTTTAGATGAACTGGGGACCAGAGATCAGGACATGGGTAGGACGACTGTAAGTGACTTTAGATGAGCTGGGGACCAGGGATCAGGATGTGAGTAGGATGACTGTAAGTGACTTTAGATGAACTGGGGACCAGAGATCAGGACATGGGTAGAACGACTGTAAGTGACTTTAGATGAACTGGGGACCAGAGATCAGGACATGGGTAGAACGACTGTTAGTGACTTTAGATGAACTGGGGACCAGGGATCAGGACGTGGGTAGGACGACTGTAAGTGACTTTAGATGAACTGGGGACCAGGGATCAGGACGTGAGTAGGATGACTGTTAAAACGATCAGGCACTTTCCCTACCAGAATGAGAGCTCAATCAACTATCATTTCATGTTGCTAGCCGTCCCTGTCACAACCAATGTCTTATTCTTCCCCGTTGTATATTTgtgacccccccccacacacacaccaatgacgCCTGTGTTTTTCTTCCAGGTCATGATGTTTGGCAGCACACTGGTGGCGTCGGAGCTTCTGAAACAGGGAGCCTCTCCCAACATTCAGGACTCGTTTGGCATTTCCCCTGCTCATGACGCTGCACGCACAGGTTTCCTAGACACCTTGCAGGTCCTGGTTCAGTACGGAGCAGACGTCAACGTTCCCGATTCCTCCGGCTCTCTCCCCGTCCACCTGGCTCTCCGTGAAGGTCATATTCCTGTCATTGTCTACCTCGCCCCGCGTTCTAACTTGCAGCATCGTGACCGAGAGGGGCGAACGCCTGCACATCTGGCTGCCATACTGGATCCTTGCCTTGCAGCCATTTTGGCACTGCATACGTAGGAAAGACGCCTTATGTAGAATGGGCCATATGAACAATCGGTGCAGTGCCTCAGTTTACATAATGCAGCATGTTCAGTATTGTGCAGCGGCTCTGCCTCATTATATAGTGCAGTGGTAGACGTAATCTGCTCATCGGTGTGCAACGCAGCTTTAAAACCTGCACCTGCTGCCTAACCACAGtataggcagccattttatgggcggAGTCATTTAGGAGACTACAGCCAATCCGATGACTATGAGCAAGTGACAACACTGATGACAtgatgtgatgtcactagttcccagtgaTTTGATTGGTTGTATTTTTTTCCATACACTGTGTAGGTAAGAGATGTACTTATAATACCAATACCATCCATTCTTGTCAGAGTTTATCAGTACACTTCAGTCAGGGTGCAGGTGTACATTCCttgtatatgtttgtatatattttatgtatggcCAGTTATGTCTAGGTgttgtgttttcattttaataCTCAGGTAATACGTAAATCTttgcattttaactttttttttttttcgttcttTCAAGTACTACATCTTTCCCTACGGAAGTACATTAAAATTGAAGTTATCTATTCCTCActaaatatttatgtatacaaTGACTGTATATAAGGTTTTAATGCAGTCATTActtctttataatatataaacagcaattaataatatattgcatCTCTTGATCCCACGAAAAAAAAGTCACCTTACAGGGGGAACATTTTTCGTTTTTTACTGCTATTTCCTAATCGGACAAAGGGTTTAAAATCTGGGGTAGGCGGGCCTGAGAAACAAAGAATttttcttctcaatcctcccactaAATGCCATTCTGAGATTTGCTTGCACAGATAAACTCCATAGATCCCGGTATCCCAGTGTGGGAGAGCGTTATTATGTCCAGACTGCTTATACAGTGTTTTCTGGACAATAGGAATCCTGAATGTTCTATAACGTATAACCCTTTGTGCACCAGAGAGATCTGATCTATTCGCGTAAGCCATGCTCGTAGAAACTAAGATAAAGAATTCAGAATAAACATCTGCTTTACCAAGCATACTTGACTTTCTTCTACACATAGTAAATCCACCGTTGCCATTTAAGCTTTAAATGTTCTTTCCATTCCAACTGCACTTTAAGAAAATACTGCGTAAAGTCCAGTGGTCCAAATAGACTTTGGACATTGAAATCTTTCCGATCTTATGAAATGATTAGCTTATAGTGTGCCCCATAATcagtctatttattattattcaacaGCATGTCTTCATGGATTACATTGTTTTTCATGTAATAGTACATGCAAACTACTTACTGTATTTAGCAAGCTGGTctcttgttttttttggggggtttgttttttttttagatttttatatttgttttttttggttactCTTTCTCTTGCTGGTAATGCCTATCTGGTGCCAGTGGCTTTCTATGCAAATAAGGAGAACACATTCATAAATTTTTATTTGAAAAGGACACTATCCTTCCTGCTTCATCTTCAGGGTGAGGGCTGTTAAGACTGTTCCTGTCCGTTTATTAACCTAATTATACATCTTAATTTGATATTTTAAAGCacattggggggtaaatgtatcaagctgagagttttccggcagtggattctagctatcatttatttagtacattctacaaaatgacagctagaatctgattggttgctataggcaacatctccacttttcaaacccgccggaaaactctcagcttgatacatttacccctgggtcttGGTAAATAACTTAATGGTAATGTAACGTACAGCCACAAATCAGAAGTTAACTTGCGTTTTCTGACCTGCGGTTTGAAAAATTACTGCTATAATGGGGTTGCTAAGAGTTACTGAACACCTATGCTCATTTGGAAAGCGGTGTGAACATCCATTTCTTTTGTGGGGATAaccatattaaatgtaattatttcctAAGAAACCTCTGGCTTTCCatgaccaatttttttttttttgttttttttgttgtttcacTGTAGAAGATATACAGGAAATATCAGCTCACGTATGTTCCATGCAGGGCACATACATTACAAGCTGTATTTAATGACTTTCAATACTTTTTAATATGAATTTTTCTCCCTTAAGTCTTTCCCTAGagctgttttgaaaaaaaaaaatatatataatatatatatatgaattctaTTTATTAAACACTTGAAGGAATTGTTTATTCTTGTGATATGTTTTTAACTATTAAATTAATACTTGTATGACTTGAATGTTTTCGCTTGGTGTTTTTAACTTTAAAGAGCAGCCTGTGAAATTCTTGTACTATTTTAAGTGTTGACACTACCCAATGTTAAAACATGATTGAAATAAATACAAGAAAAGTAATACAAGTCTGCTTGCCTGAATTTCATTAAATGCGGGAAGTCTGTAGTTTGGGGATGTAGTAGGTTTAGATGAATGTTTGGTATGGTGTGGGAGGCAACTGCACACAGCTTTGTCCTGATCGCTGCATCACAATGTATGGTTAAACATTCTGGTTTTtcaacaaattatttatttggcGATCACatctgtcactttttttttttcctttttatcgtTCCCAAGATTTGATTGGAAATATATTCTTTCTCACCATGCACAGAAAGGTTGAGGCAAATGTCTGTCTGCAAATAGTTACTGAATTCTAATACTGGTTTCAATGGTTTCAATAGaagtattttcattttctatatctggcttaactttaaaaaaataaaataaaattttattctATATGTTGTTTGCTCTTTTCTGAGGAGTCCAATTTACCCCTGGCTGTCGCTGATGTAGTGTGTTTATTCTGTACCTAAGTCGGTGCTCTGCATTCAGAAGTTGCATTATGATGTAACATAGGTTATCACACAGACAATCAGAACA
This genomic interval carries:
- the CDKN2D gene encoding cyclin-dependent kinase 4 inhibitor D; the encoded protein is MLVQETGAGDLLTRAAAQGDLEEVKRLLHQERIHPDCLNRFGKTALQVMMFGSTLVASELLKQGASPNIQDSFGISPAHDAARTGFLDTLQVLVQYGADVNVPDSSGSLPVHLALREGHIPVIVYLAPRSNLQHRDREGRTPAHLAAILDPCLAAILALHT